A portion of the Granulosicoccus antarcticus IMCC3135 genome contains these proteins:
- a CDS encoding NADP-dependent oxidoreductase has protein sequence MKAAIINAYEAPIEIAEVDKPALKDDSVLIKVHASSLNPIDDILRSGVMKEMMPLSFPHIMGYDVSGEVIEVGSGVTRFSVGDAVFARPNQDDAGAIAQIACIKEAELAIKPSNISHAEAASVPLAGLTAWQALFTKGNLKKGDKVLIHAGSGGVGTFAIQIAKNAGAFVATTCSARNADLVKKLGADVVIDYKTQAFEDEISDYDLVFDMMGGETMERSFKVLKKGGALISIKGEDTNELAAQHDVRFESFFMEPDGAMLAELGALIENGIVSPVIGNTFPMEQTGEAYQALAEGHAVGKIVVTVA, from the coding sequence ATGAAAGCTGCCATCATCAATGCCTATGAAGCGCCAATCGAGATAGCTGAAGTCGACAAGCCAGCGCTGAAAGATGACTCGGTTCTGATCAAGGTGCATGCCTCGAGCCTCAACCCTATCGACGACATTCTTCGCTCAGGAGTGATGAAGGAGATGATGCCTCTCTCGTTCCCTCACATCATGGGCTACGACGTGTCGGGCGAAGTGATTGAAGTCGGCTCAGGTGTCACCCGGTTCTCTGTCGGCGACGCTGTCTTCGCACGTCCCAATCAGGACGACGCCGGTGCCATTGCACAAATAGCCTGCATCAAAGAGGCTGAGCTAGCGATTAAGCCGTCGAACATCAGCCACGCCGAGGCCGCCTCTGTGCCGCTGGCAGGCCTGACGGCATGGCAGGCTCTGTTCACCAAAGGCAACCTCAAGAAAGGTGACAAGGTGCTGATACATGCAGGCTCCGGCGGCGTTGGAACGTTCGCTATCCAGATCGCAAAGAACGCAGGCGCTTTTGTGGCAACTACCTGCAGTGCACGCAATGCAGACCTTGTCAAAAAGCTGGGCGCTGATGTCGTTATCGATTACAAGACTCAGGCGTTCGAGGATGAGATTTCCGACTATGACCTAGTGTTCGATATGATGGGGGGCGAGACAATGGAACGTTCGTTCAAGGTATTGAAGAAAGGCGGAGCACTGATATCGATCAAGGGCGAGGATACCAACGAGCTTGCCGCTCAACATGACGTTCGCTTCGAATCCTTCTTTATGGAGCCTGACGGTGCAATGCTGGCAGAGCTTGGCGCTCTGATTGAAAACGGTATCGTTTCTCCTGTCATCGGTAATACCTTTCCCATGGAACAGACGGGCGAGGCCTACCAGGCACTGGCAGAAGGCCATGCAGTGGGGAAAATCGTAGTCACCGTTGCCTAG
- the glyS gene encoding glycine--tRNA ligase subunit beta, translated as MSDLIIELGCEELPAASVEPMAQHLGAVLKAALQASDLCAGEPEIFATPRRIAARFTQVGERQPDTEVERRGPAKAAAFKDDKPTKALEGFMRSAGVTLEQLATIETPKGEWVVARQTQPGKSLTEVLLETLPEAIKTMPMPRRMRWGASPQEFLRPVVWLLAMHGESVLPLEVLGLKAGNQTLGHRFHAPDAITLASPSNYESALETAYVMADSVKRRARIVEQVKSVAATIGGTPVMDDELVDEVNALVEWPVALAGRFEANFLEIPKEALIQTMQENQRYFALLDDQGALMPAFITIANLESNDPETVVDGNERVIRPRFADTMFFWSQDKKQPLAAHQPQLSRLMFQEKLGSVADKVLRMEKLGGWLASELLMEAADVKLAVTLCKCDLNTEIVKELPKMQGICGRYYATRDGHPASVCEAMEQHYFPNKAGGPLPEGVVSQLVSLADKTDTLAGIFGLGMKPTGAKDPFGLRRASLGIVRILVEQKLDLDLNEILQQALDNYGERLQAPDREAMLAYVIERMRGYLVDKGYAADAIDAVLAKGLTRPLDIVARLEAMQQFRSSDAAASLAAASKRIGNILKKVETAVPDEVNKALLHEPAEAALYAEVDRVKPVITQHMQGRDYQASMRETASLRETVDAFFDGVMVMDENVELRDNRLALLRQVNELCCSTAELSLLQPAEVETATASSGQS; from the coding sequence ATGTCTGACCTGATCATCGAACTGGGTTGTGAAGAGCTACCAGCCGCATCAGTCGAACCCATGGCGCAACATCTGGGAGCGGTGCTGAAGGCAGCGCTGCAAGCTAGTGATCTGTGTGCCGGGGAGCCTGAAATTTTCGCAACCCCCAGACGGATCGCTGCACGGTTTACCCAGGTTGGTGAACGCCAGCCGGACACAGAAGTGGAGCGACGTGGACCTGCCAAGGCTGCGGCCTTCAAAGATGACAAGCCGACCAAGGCGCTGGAAGGTTTCATGCGCTCAGCCGGAGTGACTCTTGAGCAGTTGGCTACGATCGAAACGCCCAAGGGCGAATGGGTTGTTGCCAGACAGACTCAGCCCGGAAAATCACTGACTGAAGTCTTGCTCGAGACCCTGCCCGAGGCCATCAAGACCATGCCCATGCCGCGTCGCATGCGTTGGGGAGCGAGTCCACAGGAATTTTTGCGACCCGTTGTCTGGTTGCTGGCAATGCATGGCGAATCTGTGCTGCCACTGGAGGTGCTTGGACTCAAGGCTGGTAATCAGACTCTGGGTCATCGCTTCCATGCGCCCGATGCCATCACGCTGGCATCACCGTCAAACTATGAATCGGCGCTTGAAACGGCCTATGTCATGGCCGATTCGGTGAAGCGGCGTGCACGCATCGTAGAACAGGTAAAAAGTGTGGCTGCCACCATCGGTGGCACACCAGTGATGGATGATGAGCTGGTGGATGAGGTCAATGCACTGGTGGAATGGCCGGTAGCACTGGCTGGACGTTTTGAGGCCAACTTTCTGGAGATTCCCAAGGAAGCGCTGATTCAGACCATGCAGGAAAACCAGCGCTACTTTGCTCTGCTGGATGATCAGGGTGCGCTCATGCCTGCCTTCATTACCATTGCCAACCTGGAGTCCAATGATCCGGAAACTGTTGTGGATGGTAACGAACGGGTTATCCGGCCGCGCTTTGCCGACACCATGTTTTTCTGGTCGCAAGACAAAAAGCAACCGCTTGCGGCGCACCAGCCGCAATTGTCACGACTGATGTTTCAGGAGAAGCTGGGTAGCGTGGCAGACAAAGTTCTGCGTATGGAAAAACTGGGCGGTTGGCTGGCCAGTGAACTCCTGATGGAGGCTGCCGATGTCAAGCTTGCGGTCACCTTGTGCAAGTGCGATCTGAACACAGAGATTGTCAAGGAATTACCTAAAATGCAGGGTATCTGTGGACGCTATTACGCTACGCGTGATGGTCATCCCGCGTCCGTATGCGAAGCGATGGAGCAGCACTACTTCCCCAATAAGGCAGGTGGACCGTTGCCTGAAGGCGTGGTATCGCAGCTCGTGTCTCTGGCCGACAAGACCGATACGCTGGCCGGTATTTTCGGACTGGGCATGAAGCCAACCGGCGCCAAGGACCCCTTCGGTCTGAGACGTGCCTCGTTGGGTATCGTACGTATTCTGGTGGAACAGAAACTCGATCTGGACCTGAATGAAATACTGCAACAAGCGTTGGATAACTATGGGGAGCGACTGCAAGCACCTGATCGCGAGGCCATGCTGGCTTACGTTATCGAACGCATGCGCGGCTATCTGGTGGATAAGGGGTATGCGGCTGATGCCATTGATGCCGTGCTTGCAAAAGGTCTGACGCGTCCACTGGATATCGTGGCTCGCCTGGAAGCCATGCAGCAGTTTCGCTCAAGTGATGCCGCGGCCTCGTTGGCAGCCGCCAGCAAGCGTATTGGCAACATACTCAAGAAAGTGGAAACAGCGGTGCCGGATGAGGTTAACAAGGCCTTGCTGCATGAGCCGGCTGAAGCTGCCTTGTATGCAGAAGTTGACCGAGTCAAGCCTGTCATTACCCAGCATATGCAAGGTCGTGATTATCAAGCTTCGATGCGCGAAACTGCCAGTCTGCGCGAAACGGTTGATGCTTTTTTCGATGGCGTCATGGTGATGGATGAAAACGTCGAGCTTCGTGATAATCGTCTGGCTCTGCTCAGGCAGGTCAACGAGTTGTGCTGCAGTACAGCTGAGTTGAGTCTGCTGCAGCCTGCTGAGGTAGAAACCGCAACAGCTTCATCAGGCCAGTCGTGA
- the glnA gene encoding glutamate--ammonia ligase: protein MSASDVSKLITDNDVKFVDFRFTDPRGKEHHTTIPVAMFEEDLFEDGQPFDGSSIAGWKGINASDMLLMPDASTAMMDPFMEDATLIIRCDIVEPDTMEGYERDPRSVAQRAEAYLNSTGIADTAYFGPEPEFFVFDDVRWSTDMKGMSYAIDSDEAAWNTNKKMEGGNTGHRPSVKGGYFPVPPVDSLHDLRSTMCQVMEQMGVTPEVHHHEVGTAGQCEIGTKFDTLVKRADQTQVLKYVVLNVAHQYGKTATFMPKPIVGDNGSGMHVHQSLFKDGKNLFSGELYGGLSETALFYIGGIIKHSRAINAFANASTNSYKRLVPGFEAPVMLAYSARNRSASIRIPFVNNPKGRRVEVRYPDPTGNPYLVFAALMMAGLDGIQNKIHPGDAADKDLYDLPPEEAAAIPQVCSSLDEALDALDADRGFLTAGGVFTDDQIDAYIKLKMEEVTRIRMSTHPVEFDMYYSC from the coding sequence ATGTCTGCGAGTGACGTCAGCAAACTCATCACGGATAACGACGTAAAGTTCGTCGATTTTCGCTTCACCGATCCACGCGGTAAAGAGCATCACACGACTATTCCTGTTGCCATGTTCGAAGAAGATCTCTTCGAAGACGGCCAACCGTTTGATGGCTCTTCAATTGCTGGCTGGAAAGGCATCAATGCCTCAGACATGCTGCTGATGCCCGATGCATCCACTGCCATGATGGATCCCTTCATGGAAGACGCAACACTGATTATCCGTTGCGATATCGTTGAGCCTGACACCATGGAAGGCTACGAGCGCGATCCACGCTCTGTTGCTCAACGCGCAGAAGCCTACCTGAACTCCACCGGTATAGCCGATACAGCTTACTTCGGTCCTGAGCCAGAATTTTTCGTATTCGATGACGTTCGCTGGTCAACGGACATGAAAGGCATGAGCTACGCCATCGATTCCGATGAAGCAGCCTGGAACACCAACAAGAAAATGGAAGGCGGCAACACGGGCCATCGTCCAAGCGTCAAAGGCGGCTACTTTCCGGTTCCTCCTGTCGATTCACTGCATGACCTGCGTTCTACCATGTGTCAGGTTATGGAGCAGATGGGTGTTACTCCTGAAGTACACCACCACGAAGTGGGTACAGCTGGACAGTGTGAGATCGGTACTAAATTCGACACACTCGTCAAGCGTGCTGACCAGACTCAGGTCCTGAAATACGTTGTTCTGAATGTTGCTCATCAATACGGCAAGACAGCTACTTTCATGCCTAAGCCTATCGTTGGCGACAACGGCAGCGGCATGCACGTGCATCAGTCTCTGTTCAAGGATGGCAAGAACCTGTTCTCTGGTGAACTCTATGGTGGCCTGTCTGAAACTGCTCTGTTCTACATCGGCGGTATCATCAAGCACTCTCGTGCGATCAACGCTTTCGCCAACGCCTCTACCAACAGCTACAAGCGTCTGGTACCTGGTTTTGAAGCTCCAGTCATGCTGGCATACTCTGCTCGTAACCGCTCTGCTTCCATCCGTATCCCGTTTGTAAACAACCCTAAGGGTCGTCGTGTTGAAGTTCGTTACCCTGATCCAACTGGTAACCCGTACCTGGTCTTCGCAGCTCTGATGATGGCTGGCCTCGACGGCATCCAGAACAAGATCCACCCTGGCGACGCTGCAGACAAAGATCTGTATGACCTGCCTCCAGAAGAAGCAGCTGCCATTCCACAGGTTTGTTCTTCACTGGACGAAGCTCTGGACGCTCTGGACGCCGATCGTGGCTTCCTGACTGCCGGTGGTGTATTCACTGACGACCAGATCGATGCTTACATCAAGCTGAAGATGGAAGAAGTGACTCGCATCCGTATGTCTACGCATCCGGTTGAGTTTGATATGTACTATTCGTGCTGA
- the glyQ gene encoding glycine--tRNA ligase subunit alpha: MSEAAVQPDVKTFQGMIAVLQNYWAAQGCLVQQSYDMEMGAGTFHPSTFLRAIGPEPWYACHTQSSRRPTDGRYGDNPNRLQHYYQFQVVMKPSPEGMQDLYLGSLKALGFDVLEHDIRFVEDNWESPTLGAWGLGWEVWLNGMEVTQYTYFQQCGGIACKPVLGELAYGIERLAMYIQGVESVYDLVWGHTLDGPVSYGDVFHQNEVEQSAYNFEHADVDALFLQFDQCEKDCARLCELELPLPAYEQVLRASHSFNLLDARHAISVTERQRYILRVRTLSRQVAEAWLNKREALDFPLLKSADASAAQEDADNV; the protein is encoded by the coding sequence ATGAGTGAAGCTGCCGTGCAGCCGGATGTAAAGACATTTCAGGGCATGATTGCCGTACTGCAAAACTACTGGGCCGCCCAGGGTTGCCTGGTGCAGCAGTCCTACGACATGGAAATGGGTGCGGGGACGTTTCATCCATCAACATTTCTGCGCGCCATCGGGCCTGAGCCCTGGTATGCCTGTCATACGCAATCGTCAAGACGGCCGACAGACGGTCGCTATGGAGACAACCCGAATCGCTTGCAGCACTACTACCAGTTTCAGGTGGTCATGAAACCCTCTCCTGAGGGCATGCAGGACCTCTACCTGGGTTCGCTCAAGGCTTTGGGCTTTGATGTGCTGGAACACGATATCCGTTTCGTCGAGGACAACTGGGAGTCGCCAACACTGGGCGCCTGGGGCTTGGGCTGGGAAGTCTGGTTGAACGGTATGGAGGTCACTCAGTACACCTATTTCCAGCAGTGCGGTGGTATTGCCTGCAAGCCGGTTCTGGGAGAGTTGGCTTATGGAATCGAGCGTCTTGCCATGTATATCCAGGGAGTTGAGAGTGTTTACGATCTTGTCTGGGGGCACACGCTCGACGGTCCTGTCAGCTATGGCGATGTTTTTCATCAGAATGAGGTGGAGCAATCGGCTTACAACTTCGAACACGCTGATGTTGATGCACTTTTTTTGCAGTTTGATCAATGCGAAAAGGACTGTGCCCGTCTGTGTGAACTCGAGTTGCCATTGCCAGCCTACGAGCAGGTGCTGCGTGCCTCACATTCGTTCAATCTGCTGGATGCGCGACACGCCATTTCCGTTACCGAACGACAGCGTTACATCCTGCGGGTGCGAACTCTTTCCAGGCAGGTGGCCGAAGCATGGCTCAACAAGCGCGAAGCGCTGGACTTTCCGTTATTGAAATCGGCTGATGCAAGTGCAGCACAAGAGGATGCGGACAATGTCTGA
- a CDS encoding DUF7379 domain-containing protein: protein MKQVTRAQGQVTFHLPNSAAEPVDLTVTPRGGGTRAAPSSQPDDAEFAAIIDALVNPDAQTRSEVSPGSGTRGGGTRSPDPRNTRPNPGITVLDAFAIDIGEVPSRSRGARGAGAAESIEIDVALQAGEGAVVLLEQDGTYEWRFPKASEPTPSPRGDSRRGGVRDPIDTQRHLRFTIDVRDDAPPAPVSRGASRARGRITSFIKGKIKGFVLKFVVRKVVGAISKRLESGVLEGPVVLTSIDAQNGWLLKDSFAGIPLPTDRPARILLFVHGTFSSTVGSFAALTRHPDGLEFLQSAFADYDAVLGYDHYTLSETPDQNAEAINGALRELLDHTPSLSIDAIAFSRGGLVLRYLTEQVAPLDDQGMQFNRLVFVGCTNAGTELANEENWNDLVDFYTNMVAGSTRLLGFAPGAALPTRILRGAVQAIGSMVTYIAEDAVANKSVPGVAAMEPAGEFVQAINRPPISRLTPAAREFYAIGSSFEPDRDTANGALGKRLIAKAADGLVDRLMGKDNDLVVNTDSMFVIDPVADARLNEKRIFDDNGQIYHTVYFAQPMVASALSSWLANADSTGRGSRAIASRSAALSAPRDWWASVVESDIAILSVGTAGKQAMQQLKPLDSKHVVLQRVHKGKVLSYGLPRQTLIDRIKQYHDTSHSLDEILYLREYQSRGIDESTAIATGNARSLRKLARQGASDGYLAVITDGRKVLGVVPQIILSAPEVIVAVAEVSRTSVEKRKKAKRHKPRGSRGGRADAPVPVAPIVAPITTAPVDEVLCHVHASMADKAALEQPTTVEVWLSREEIEEAMGLDSSVKVKNDRPLIVEVLARKHCEVDGESRADVPVPSIDQAQPTRLYFDVIPKAVGIGEVDVLVRQGNYAMVSLRLKPQFVKTLKKRGSVERSTVQAVVQADDGRKQAVNVLQIFETQNGNKPTLTFWLTLGALGKRITDQSEPFKNSTGKEKYINDMYVRLEEFQAIDDNDYDAFIGRLHACGLTLFEELVPEKIQSLLWKHRDEIDHIQVMSSEVQIPWELAALKQPGKKAKSDSPFLAEMGLVRWLDHTSENRLPARQLRLRDGRFGHVTPKYPPRSGYALPGAQDEANLLVEKFGAVACLTTSIKVQELLQSPGDYDVLHFACHGLADTGAIWNSGLMMKGSMSNGQYRPDSLQWDQVKNYADLRETGQPGPVVFINACQTGRSGDTITSTGGFAQAFLDSGADMFIAAQWAIGDYSATTFSTTLYDQLLNKNKTVVQAVAAARKAARNKKELTWLSYVVYADPYAKVVRE from the coding sequence ATGAAGCAAGTTACTCGCGCGCAAGGGCAAGTTACCTTCCACCTGCCGAACTCGGCGGCAGAGCCTGTAGACCTGACTGTGACGCCCAGAGGCGGCGGGACACGCGCAGCACCCAGCAGTCAGCCTGATGATGCGGAGTTCGCTGCGATTATTGATGCACTGGTCAATCCGGATGCACAGACTCGCTCTGAAGTCTCGCCAGGCAGCGGTACAAGAGGCGGTGGCACGCGATCTCCCGATCCTCGCAATACTCGACCCAATCCTGGTATTACGGTGCTAGATGCGTTTGCCATAGATATTGGCGAAGTGCCATCACGTAGCCGTGGAGCACGCGGCGCTGGAGCGGCTGAGTCCATCGAGATTGATGTGGCACTCCAGGCCGGTGAGGGGGCCGTGGTATTGCTTGAGCAAGATGGCACTTACGAATGGCGTTTTCCTAAGGCATCAGAGCCGACTCCGAGTCCGCGTGGGGATTCTCGTCGTGGTGGTGTGAGAGATCCGATCGATACCCAGCGACATTTGCGTTTTACGATCGACGTTCGTGATGATGCACCGCCGGCACCCGTTTCTCGCGGTGCGAGTAGAGCGCGCGGTAGAATTACTTCGTTCATCAAGGGAAAGATCAAAGGCTTTGTCCTGAAGTTTGTGGTGCGCAAGGTAGTCGGTGCAATCTCGAAACGGCTTGAGTCGGGCGTGCTGGAAGGGCCTGTGGTACTTACCTCAATCGATGCGCAAAACGGCTGGTTACTCAAAGACAGCTTTGCAGGAATACCACTACCGACAGATCGGCCTGCGCGTATTCTGCTATTCGTACACGGTACTTTCAGCAGCACGGTGGGCAGTTTTGCAGCTTTAACGCGTCATCCTGATGGTCTGGAATTTCTGCAATCAGCGTTCGCCGACTATGACGCGGTGCTCGGGTACGATCATTACACGTTGTCAGAGACCCCCGACCAGAATGCCGAAGCCATCAACGGTGCCTTGCGCGAATTACTGGACCACACACCTTCATTGAGTATCGATGCTATCGCCTTCAGTCGCGGTGGACTGGTCTTGCGTTATCTCACTGAACAGGTGGCACCGCTGGATGACCAAGGCATGCAGTTTAATCGTCTGGTGTTTGTCGGGTGTACCAATGCCGGAACCGAACTTGCGAACGAGGAGAACTGGAATGATCTGGTTGATTTCTATACCAATATGGTCGCAGGTTCCACACGTCTGCTTGGTTTTGCGCCTGGCGCTGCATTGCCCACGCGCATTCTGCGTGGTGCCGTGCAGGCGATCGGTAGCATGGTCACCTATATAGCCGAAGATGCCGTGGCCAACAAATCGGTACCGGGTGTCGCCGCTATGGAGCCTGCCGGAGAGTTTGTACAGGCGATCAATCGACCGCCGATCAGTCGACTTACACCTGCAGCGCGTGAGTTCTATGCGATTGGCTCCAGCTTTGAACCGGATCGCGATACTGCCAATGGCGCACTGGGAAAGCGATTGATCGCAAAAGCTGCCGATGGCCTGGTTGACCGATTGATGGGTAAGGACAATGACTTGGTCGTGAATACCGATTCAATGTTTGTGATTGATCCGGTTGCGGATGCGCGCCTGAATGAAAAGCGCATCTTCGATGACAATGGGCAGATCTATCACACGGTGTACTTTGCACAACCCATGGTGGCCAGTGCCTTGAGCAGCTGGCTCGCTAATGCTGACAGTACCGGTCGTGGCAGTCGTGCTATTGCCAGCCGTTCAGCAGCCTTATCAGCGCCTCGGGACTGGTGGGCGAGTGTGGTTGAATCCGATATTGCGATATTGTCGGTGGGTACTGCCGGCAAGCAGGCGATGCAACAACTGAAGCCGCTAGACAGTAAACATGTGGTGTTGCAGCGTGTCCATAAGGGCAAGGTGCTCTCTTATGGCTTGCCACGCCAGACATTGATTGATCGCATCAAGCAGTATCACGATACTTCGCATTCATTGGACGAGATCCTGTACCTGCGAGAGTATCAATCCAGGGGCATTGATGAATCTACTGCCATTGCCACGGGTAATGCGCGTAGTTTGAGAAAGCTTGCCCGGCAAGGCGCCAGCGATGGGTATCTGGCTGTGATTACCGATGGTCGTAAGGTCTTGGGCGTGGTACCTCAGATAATACTCTCAGCACCGGAAGTCATCGTTGCTGTCGCAGAAGTTTCGCGTACATCAGTTGAAAAGCGAAAAAAGGCTAAACGACATAAGCCTCGCGGTAGCCGTGGTGGTCGGGCGGACGCTCCAGTTCCAGTAGCGCCCATTGTCGCGCCTATTACAACGGCCCCGGTTGATGAGGTGCTGTGTCATGTGCATGCCTCGATGGCTGACAAGGCCGCGCTTGAGCAGCCCACCACGGTGGAGGTGTGGCTAAGTCGGGAAGAGATTGAAGAAGCCATGGGGCTGGATAGTAGCGTCAAGGTCAAGAACGATCGACCATTGATTGTTGAAGTGCTTGCACGCAAGCATTGTGAGGTCGATGGCGAATCACGCGCTGATGTGCCGGTGCCTTCGATTGATCAGGCACAGCCAACCCGCTTGTATTTTGATGTGATTCCCAAGGCTGTTGGTATTGGTGAAGTCGATGTACTGGTGCGACAGGGTAATTACGCCATGGTCAGCCTGCGTTTGAAGCCCCAGTTTGTTAAGACATTGAAGAAGCGTGGCAGTGTGGAACGTTCCACGGTGCAGGCAGTTGTGCAAGCGGATGATGGGCGCAAGCAGGCTGTGAATGTGTTGCAGATTTTCGAGACTCAGAACGGCAACAAACCGACGTTGACGTTCTGGCTGACTCTGGGGGCACTGGGCAAACGTATCACCGATCAAAGCGAACCGTTCAAGAACTCCACAGGTAAAGAGAAATACATAAACGATATGTATGTTCGTCTGGAGGAGTTTCAGGCTATCGATGATAATGACTACGATGCTTTCATTGGTCGTTTGCACGCGTGTGGCCTGACCTTGTTCGAAGAGCTTGTGCCTGAAAAGATTCAGTCATTGTTGTGGAAGCATCGCGATGAAATCGATCACATTCAGGTGATGTCCAGTGAGGTGCAGATTCCCTGGGAGTTGGCTGCATTGAAGCAGCCGGGCAAGAAAGCCAAGTCCGACTCCCCCTTTCTGGCCGAGATGGGCCTTGTGCGCTGGTTGGACCACACTTCCGAGAATCGCCTGCCAGCACGACAACTACGATTGCGCGATGGCCGGTTCGGCCATGTGACTCCAAAATACCCACCCCGTTCAGGCTATGCGTTGCCCGGTGCGCAAGATGAGGCAAATTTACTGGTAGAAAAGTTTGGTGCTGTTGCTTGCCTCACCACCAGTATCAAGGTTCAGGAACTACTGCAAAGCCCCGGCGATTACGATGTACTTCACTTTGCCTGCCATGGCCTGGCCGACACTGGTGCCATCTGGAATTCTGGCCTGATGATGAAAGGTTCGATGAGTAATGGACAATATCGGCCAGACTCCCTGCAGTGGGATCAGGTAAAGAACTATGCGGACCTGCGCGAGACTGGCCAGCCCGGGCCTGTGGTGTTTATCAATGCCTGCCAGACCGGCCGGTCCGGCGATACCATCACGAGCACCGGTGGCTTTGCACAAGCATTTCTGGATAGTGGGGCGGACATGTTCATCGCTGCGCAATGGGCGATAGGTGATTATTCAGCCACCACGTTTTCGACCACGCTGTACGATCAATTGCTGAACAAGAACAAGACGGTCGTTCAGGCCGTGGCAGCGGCTCGCAAGGCGGCGAGGAATAAAAAGGAGCTTACCTGGTTGTCCTACGTGGTATATGCGGATCCGTATGCGAAGGTCGTTCGTGAGTAG
- a CDS encoding tyrosine-type recombinase/integrase, whose protein sequence is MKRTKHRASDTVHIKGISLRPKPPNGIYVGQFTVNGENFTVSCSSSDLHEAFLNADRKREIKRGQLAGVGRKKTITVDSLCDEFIHFRSLGKPDTVKMFRSMCNRIRGYVQDHLTGEKQTVDRNGNAVPELVGGGDYIHLLTQSEFDSFVRKMQTVFAVGTLRTFLTRVNTMYAYAREEGYAVPDVNFKKHNKTLAEPDLKSRPFTDDEADQILDWLKHSKRSKHNYFKLLILLEQGFRIGEACNLKIADCDTSSGYFTVTRLKKKKAVVTKHTMTQRCAMEIQQYVRSLPKDRVYLFQSRTGGPVKPQSDWFRAAAIACDLNPQHLEKLVCHSARSKYVMDQLENNVTLFKIQQSVGHESSRTTDFYNRLVAHDSSREAAVLKDRLYQERLQHKQQIRMDVRRHVEKLSEI, encoded by the coding sequence ATGAAAAGAACAAAGCATCGTGCATCAGACACTGTCCACATCAAAGGTATCTCTCTCCGACCCAAGCCACCGAACGGAATCTACGTCGGACAGTTTACTGTCAACGGTGAGAACTTTACGGTTTCTTGCTCGTCATCAGATTTGCATGAAGCCTTCCTTAACGCTGACAGAAAACGAGAAATCAAACGTGGACAGCTTGCAGGTGTTGGTCGCAAGAAAACGATCACCGTCGATTCCCTATGCGACGAATTCATACATTTTCGTTCTCTGGGAAAGCCTGATACTGTGAAAATGTTCAGGTCAATGTGCAACCGAATTCGCGGATACGTGCAAGACCACCTCACTGGCGAGAAGCAAACTGTTGATAGGAACGGTAACGCTGTTCCTGAACTCGTTGGTGGAGGTGACTATATACATCTGCTTACACAGAGCGAGTTTGATAGCTTTGTCAGAAAGATGCAAACTGTCTTCGCTGTTGGCACTCTCAGAACATTCTTGACACGCGTGAATACCATGTATGCCTATGCGCGTGAAGAGGGCTATGCGGTGCCAGACGTAAATTTCAAGAAACACAACAAAACGTTGGCGGAACCAGACTTGAAATCTCGCCCGTTTACTGATGATGAAGCAGACCAAATTCTTGATTGGCTAAAACATAGCAAGAGAAGCAAGCACAACTACTTCAAGTTATTAATTCTCCTCGAACAAGGTTTCCGTATAGGTGAAGCCTGCAATTTGAAAATTGCTGATTGCGATACGAGTAGCGGTTACTTCACTGTGACAAGGCTGAAGAAGAAAAAAGCAGTGGTTACCAAGCACACCATGACACAACGATGTGCCATGGAGATTCAACAATATGTTCGTTCTTTGCCGAAAGATCGGGTGTATCTTTTCCAGTCCAGAACTGGTGGGCCGGTCAAGCCACAATCAGACTGGTTCAGAGCTGCCGCTATAGCTTGCGATCTTAATCCACAGCATTTGGAAAAGCTGGTCTGTCACTCAGCAAGGTCGAAGTACGTGATGGACCAGCTTGAGAACAACGTGACACTCTTTAAAATTCAGCAAAGTGTTGGACACGAAAGTTCCCGCACGACCGATTTCTACAATCGGTTGGTTGCTCATGATTCAAGTCGTGAAGCTGCTGTGCTGAAAGATAGGCTTTACCAAGAACGATTGCAGCACAAGCAACAAATCCGCATGGACGTTAGGCGACATGTTGAGAAATTGTCGGAAATATAG